Part of the Triticum urartu cultivar G1812 unplaced genomic scaffold, Tu2.1 TuUngrouped_contig_4790, whole genome shotgun sequence genome is shown below.
CTAGAGTTTCAACCTGTCGCTCCATTCTTTCTATCAAAGTGAGTCTCTCCATTGCTAGTCGCTGAGCTTCACCCTTGTCTCTCTGAGCAGCAGCAGCTTCTACACGAGCTAAATCAGCCAACTCGACTGCTCGTTTAGCCTCCCTTTCAGCATCCTTGCACCTCATGTCGGCCTCATCAAACTTTTTGCACTCAGATAGGAACTTCTCCTGAAGATGGTTCTTTTCTTGTTCCAGGATCCTCACTTCCTTCTCACGGGACTGAGCTTCAGTTTTAATAGACTCCAAGTTATCAGTCAATGATCTGATTTCTCCCTTCAGAGCCACTGAATCTGACTCGTGGTTCTTCAACTTTGCTTCAGTAACCTGCATTTGGCCATGAGACATTACATGTTACATCGCATTTGAGGGCgggaaaggagggagggagggaggtgGAGGGGGGGTACCTCAAGCCTCGACATCAAACTTGTCTTGTGAACTTCAGTTTGGTTGATTTTTGCATTCAATGTAGCTATCAGTTCTTCCTGTTGACAGAACGAGGAACTAAAAAGTAAACAACCAAGAACGCACGCAACTAAAATTCAGAAGGTAAAATGTCGAGTGCAAGAGAAAGGTTTACCTTCTCGTGCAGCTGGGTAGCAAGTTCTGCCCTCAATGCATCTTCCCTTTCTTGCACTTTCTTATTTGTGCGTTCCTGTGCTGAAGCTGCTCTTTCAAGAGCTGTTTTGGCCTCATTGGCAGCATATTCATATTTACGTTTCCACTCAGAAGCTTCCTCTTGAGCAGATTCAGCCTGCTCTCGTACAGCAGATAATCTGCCCTCACTGATGCTTACCCGAGATTCCAGAGAAGCAATCAGGGATTTTAACTTGCTTTCATCTGCCTTCTGCTGTGAAATGCAGTGATCGTATTTGCTCTTCCAATCAGCACATTCTCGTTTTGCTTGTTCAAGGGCAGAAGACAAGCTCTGACAGCGCTCATCCAACTTGCTAACCTTGTTTTGAAGTTCAGCTATTCGAACAGAGTAATCCTTTGACATTTTCTGCTTATCATTGATAGTTTCCTCATAGCGCCTTAAATACTCAGCTCTGTGCCCCTCACTTGCCTCTAGTTGCTTCCTGAGCAATGATACCTTATCATCGCTTGAACTGCATTTCAGTCTCAGGGCATTCCTTTCAGCATCTATATGCTCCAATTGTTTTCTGAAAAGGTCTAGCATTGGGCCCGCCAAACTGCAGCAATTCATTGGCATATGATGAAATTTAAGTGAATACACAAGCAAATAAAACAAGTGAGGGGCATGGTTAAGATGTTCAGCAGAACAGATAATGTAAAGATGGTAACAAAGGATAGATTTGGTTCCTGAAAGTATATCATACAGCTAAGGTTGCAAGCAGCGCGTCCACTAAGCCCACGCTTAATCAAGTAGATAGTACAATGTAAACTAACCCAGCAAATACGAGCTATAACTGATTTGAGCAGTTTGAATAGGAAACAGGCAAAAGCGTGCGCCGCTTGTGTATCCCTACATGCAGCCAACTTGAACCGCGTAGCTTCAAAGTTATATTATCAAATTCAAAGTACAAATTATGATATATCATGTCCCAAAATGAAAACATTACGAACAATGATGAGGTGCTTACCACTGATGCAGAAATGTAACGAGCTTTGTCCATTTCTTCGGCCCATAAGAAGTCGCCTCATACTCCATGAGGAGGCCATCGAGGATCTGCATTATATCAAACATAATTGTGTTAGTATTATTGAACTTTAAGCTAAAATAAAATGAATACAGCATTCCAACGGTTTGCAGTATTGCATCTCAGAGAAAAGCTTAAAATAGTCTTACCCTGACTACATCATCCAACTTTGAATCAGGACGGTTACATGCTGCCCGCACTTTTGACTCCATGCTCTGTATTTTATTTGAACATTGCAAATCGGCCTCTAGAAAAGCATTCCTTTTAAAATCCTGCATTCATAGCATTATCATTTAGCACACTTTGGTACTGATGTACTCCCTCTGATTCACAATATAAGTAGTGCATATATTATGAAATGACACTTAGGCCATAACttcaaacaaacaaaaaaaatcaTATATTATGAAATTCTTCACATTGGTAATTCTTTTTACATCAATGATCAAGCCTATAAACTCTATGAATGGCAGAAATTCTAAAACCACTTATATTATGAATCACATGGAGTACTTTAACAGCAAGCACCTATGGATTGATAGAACATTAATGAGAAAGACAAGTAATAGCAGGCATGGtcaactgaagtagtagatgaggaGCAGCAGTCACCTCAAATCTCTTCCTTAGAGTAGTCTGAAGAAGCTTTTCAAATTTAGAACGAGCTGACCCAGCACCAAAAGCAGAGGCATTAAAAACACTAATGGCCTTGTTCATTGCACGTTCATGTGCTTCTTGCAAAGCATCCTGCCAAAACCAACATATCAGAACCTCCCAAAAAAGTGGAAGGAGAAATGCATCTTGCTTATTAGCAATGCCTACCTCTTCTGCTGGTTTTTTGCAGTCAAAAGAAGAATTGTAAGTATCCACAGCAGAATCATATGCCCTACGACATTCAGCTTCCTCCACACTCTGCATAACAAAAAACTATGAGACAGCTCCTCCTCAATAGAAATCAGATATCAAAATCGTGATAGAACAGTAGGGACACAGTAACAAAAGAGCAGTGAAtcggtgcccccccccccctcaaaaAAACAAATGACTGTAGTTGGTCATCAGATCATTTTTGTCACCTCATATCACTACATGTATAATTTCTCTAAAATGTTCATAAAGTCCTAACGAATAACTGTAGTTGCTCACCAGACCATTTTTTGTCACCTCATATCACTAAGTGTGTCATTTCTCAAAAATGTTCATAAAGTCCTTTCATCCGTTGCCTCAATATACTTTAGTCAGTTCTCTGAACTGTTCATATCTTACCTTCTTACTCCACTAAGCAATTATGTAATTTAAGTGATAATTCACAGCATGTCATCCATAACATCATAATCACTAAGTTATATTTATAATGACATAAAAATCTAGCGGACATAAAGCACGCACCATTTCCTCCAAATATTACCTGCTGCAAATGAGCTCTACAACAGTTTAAACTCTTTAAATGCTTATGGATCGGAATGGGCTAAAAAGGTAGAAAGCAATTTAAATGAATAATATACTGCAGAACAGGTATGTTTTTCAATAGCATTGTCGTAATTAAATTGCAAGCAATACCAACAGTTGGTTGTGCGATTTATACATAAGAACAACATAAGACATGAATCATAATACCGTCATCAATTTGGGCATACCTGCCATGAAGAAGATATTGTCGGGACTGCACCAGTATTAATCGCATCAAGAAATGATTGTGTCAACCCAGCAAGGATGGGGCCTGTCATGGTACTAGCTCCAAGTTGTTTAGGTCTTGTGCGATCAAACACAAATTTTGTGAAAGCATCCAGGCCAGATGTAAACTCTGGACGAAATGTATTCATCTGCAAACAAGAGACAAACTAAGCAGACAAAAAAAATAGATAGTACAGAAATGAAAGCATTCGTCAAGAACAAAAAAACTGGCTTTTAGGCATCCAGCTGTGGGTACAAATTTTAGGTAACTTTGTTGCCCTGTACTTCTAACTTAGCCTAGATTAGCTTAGATTTAGCTATGGCTTTTCATTTGTACAGTTGTGAGCAAATATATAGAAATATGTGCAGTAGAATGCAACTGCTTTCTTTCAGGAAAATAAAGAGCATTTATCAAGAACAAACACTTAAGCAAATAAGACCATAACGAAAATGTATAAAATTATAATGTGCAGAACTCTAAGGGAACACACAAAACATTCATTTGCACCATATCTTGCTaaaccaagtactccctccgttcagaattacttgtcgcagaaatggacgtatctagacgtattttagttctagatacatccatatccgagacaagtaattccgaacggagggagtacatacaATCTTCAGAGAATTTTCCTGTAACAACTTCTACTCTTAAGCAAAAAAAGCATTCATTGTCTAACAATGAACTGCATGGATAACTCTCCTAATCTTACACTAGGCATTATAGATAAGCTAATAAGAAAAGCTTTGCAAAAATAAGATTTTACCCGAATGGTAATGATACATGGTCTGCTTCTTGCGGACATTGCCATAAAATGGTACTATGGTAGGTTGTCCATTGCAGTTGACAGGAATAATACTTACAGGAAGTTGATCAAGGCGCTGGAGATCTTTCTCATTGTTCACAGGTCGCACAAGTGTAAAGCATTCCCTGTCTGGAAAAAGAGCGCGGATTGACTCCCGTATCTTTCAGATATGTTGAGAAAAAGATGCATCAGTATCTTTAAGATATGTTACAAAAAGATAAATCACAACAGTATGTATGCAAATTTACTTAAGCAGACATGCATTAGAAGGAAGTCCTGCCACCATACCGCGTTCTTAGAAGATACATCTCTTCCGCCACTTTGAACAGGCCTTAGAGCTAGTTCAAGGTAATCTCTTGGTGTAATTTTTCTGTTGTCTTCAGACAGGTCCAAGTAGAAGTCCTGTTGGTACCaaaatcaacaagccagtgatTTTCAAATATTTACGGAAGGAAATGCAGGTATGGTTAAACACCGGAGATGTTTGATAGAACATGTATGTACAATTACATAACCATCATATGAAGTGCAAATAGACTTTATTAGGACAAAATAAAGACAATATCTTACCCTCAACAGCCA
Proteins encoded:
- the LOC125528318 gene encoding guanylate-binding protein 4-like (The sequence of the model RefSeq protein was modified relative to this genomic sequence to represent the inferred CDS: added 261 bases not found in genome assembly), translating into MLQRLGLRGSPSAAAGDAAAASPASSPAAPAAAGGLGRPLRLVYCDDKGKFVMDPEAVAALQLVKGPVGVVSVCGRARQGKSFVLNQLLGRSSGFQVASTHKPCTKGLWMWSAPLKRTGLDGTEYNLVLLDTEGIDAYDQTGTYSIQIFSLAVLLSSMFIYNQMGGIDEASIDRLSLVTEMTKHIRVRASGGRSSASELGHFSPVFVWLLRDFYLDLSEDNRKITPRDYLELALRPVQSGGRDVSSKNAIRESIRALFPDRECFTLVRPVNNEKDLQRLDQLPMNTFRPEFTSGLDAFTKFVFDRTRPKQLGASTMTGPILAGLTQSFLDAINTGAVPTISSSWQSVEEAECRRAYDSAVDTYNSSFDCKKPAEEDALQEAHERAMNKAISVFNASAFGAGSARSKFEKLLQTTLRKRFEDFKRNAFLEADLQCSNKIQSMESKVRAACNRPDSKLDDVVRILDGLLMEYEATSYGPKKWTKLVTFLHQCLAGPMLDLFRKQLEHIDAERNALRLKCSSSDDKVSLLRKQLEASEGHRAEYLRRYEETINDKQKMSKDYSVRIAELQNKVSKLDERCQSLSSALEQAKRECADWKSKYDHCISQQKADESKLKSLIASLESRVSISEGRLSAVREQAESAQEEASEWKRKYEYAANEAKTALERAASAQERTNKKVQEREDALRAELATQLHEKEELIATLNAKINQTEVHKTSLMSRLEVTEAKLKNHESDSVALKGEIRSLTDNLESIKTEAQSREKEVRILEQEKNHLQEKFLSECKKFDEADMRCKDAEREAKRAVELADLARVEAAAAQRDKGEAQRLAMERLTLIERMERQVETLEREKSKMVEEMERLHQSELDALSKVRMLDERVDEREKQIGEMLEQNNQQRSNTVQVLESLLATEREACAEANKRAEALSLQLQSTQGKLDMLQQELTSVRLNETALDSKVKASYSRRTRGEATESVHYMDVDDDDTGRRRKRSKSTTSPFKNNHTEDGGSVFFGEDTNNGSQQLEGTETETEDYTKFTVLKLKQELTKQGFGAQLLQLKNPNKKDIVALYEKHVVGGA